Within the Physeter macrocephalus isolate SW-GA unplaced genomic scaffold, ASM283717v5 random_169, whole genome shotgun sequence genome, the region GTATAGCTGCTGGGCCACAGACCAGCCCTACCTGCCCGGGGAAGTGTGTCagagtcccccacccccaccccaggggcctTGGGCCCATTCCTGAGTTAatgaagccagacaaaaaagtgGGGGTGCTGGCATGGGGCAGCCAAGCCTGGCttcttggggggtggggaactGGCCAGGGTTGGGGGCGCTTGGCTGGGCTAATGGCTCCTGGAAGCTGGGTGTGGGGGCAGCTTCCTCCTTgcctccatcctcctcccaggCTGGGCGGAGAgccagcagcccctccccagggcagggTGGAGCTGCCCCCACCCACTTTCCACTGTGACCTGCTGGGCTTGGGCACCACCTGCTGGTGGCCCTTGGCACTGCAGCCAGGGCCCAAGTGAAGGGGACCATCCAGGCTGCAAGAGGCAGCCCCTCACCAAAGGCCTTTCGGGGCTCTGTGAGCTTCAGCGTGAAGGTGCGGCCTCGGGGCAGCTCCTTGAGCAGCCGGGCCACCTCGTAGTGCCGGCAGCCCAGCAGGCTCTGTCCGTTGATGGCCTCGATCATGTCACCCACGCTGATGAGCTGGATGTGGTCAATCACGCTGCCCTCCTTAATGCGCTGTGGGGAAAGGAGCCGTCAGCCCCTGTGGCTCTGCCGTTGGGTCCTATGGGTAGGCCTCACCCTCAGGACTCTGggtgccccacccccaggcaccTTGATGAAGGCATAGCCAGCCCCGTTGTCTGTGATGGTGAGCCCCAACGCTTCCTCCGACTTGAACACCTCCACTTCCTTGCGCTGCCCCTTGACATGGGCAAAGATGAAGTCCTCCAGCCCGATCTGGCCCCCCAGGAGCTTGTCCATGTCCACTTTGTGGGTGTTGAGGGTGCAGAACatcacctacaggggtgggagaTATTCAACCCTCACCTCCTTCCTGTGCCCTTTGCTAATCGCCACCTGAGGGGGAAGCGAGGAGAGTTGGGAAAGGCCTGGGGGTCCCCATCACAGTGCCTGACCACCCCCAGAGCCAGGGCAGGGCCCCACTAGGGCTGGGTTTCTGTCCTAGAAAAAACTCCCTGCTGTTTCCGGggtacagagcctggcacacagtgggtgctcagaaaatgcttgtggaatgaatgaagggGCACAGATACCCATCCTGCCTACTGAGACCCCTGCATCTACTTCCTGCTCAGTCCCACTGTCACCTTCCTTGCTTCCCTTCCTTTGGACCCCAAAGTCCTTGGGGTGGGACCTCCCAGTGAATCATGGAGAAGTGAATGTTGCATCTGACCTCCAGTCCCCACAATCCGCTGGGCTGCAAACCTCTCAATGTATGATGGGAATGTAGCATCCAGCCCTGGCCATCCATTCTCACAATCCACTGGGGCAGAGGCCTCCCAGTGCCTGATGGGGACTCAGCACCCAGTCCTGATCTCCAGTTCCCTACAATACATTGGGCTGCAGGTCTCCTAATGCCTGATAGGAACTCAGCATCCAGCTGTGGCCACCCGCCCCCACAATCCCCTGAGGCACAGGCCTCTCAATGCCTGATGGGAATGCCGCCTCCGCCTGTGGCCTCCAGTTTGCCACAAACCAATGGGGTGCAGGCCTCCCAATGCCTGATGAAATTCAGCATCCAGCCCTGGCCTCCAGTTCCCCATAATTCACTGGGGTAAGGCCTCAGTATCTGCAGCTTCACCACCTGAGCCACAGCTCACAAACAGGATGCACGCTCAGGCCTCTCTCTAGCTCACCATCAGGGACCCTCGTGCCCGGCTCCCCAGTGGGTACCTCAGCAGCTGGCAGCCGGAAGGCCTCAGCAATCTTGCCGTACAGCTCCTTGACGTTGGTGAAGCCCTCGATGCGGCCAGTGGGACTGCCATGGGCCAGCTGGGTGTGGAACACAAGGCGGGGccgcagggcagggggaggggggggcaaGCCCATTTGGGgggcccctgccccacctccgCCCAGGGGCCCCGGCTCCCCCACACCCAGCCCACCACGGCCTGGCTCCGCCTCCTCATTTTCCACCAGAGGTGGCGCCTTTTTCCGCCGCCCCAGTCCCAGCGGCATGAGCAGCGAGAAGAGGGGGCACGCCCAGGAGATCTGCAGGACAGGGAAAGGGTCTCAGGGCCTGGGCAGTGGCCTCGGGCCGCCTCGCCCCTACAGGTCCAATGAACTATTTAGAGAACAGACTGGCCTCAGTTTGAAATCCGGTCCCAgctcagagccaggcaaagcaagatgattggccaaaggaaacccagaagaaatgccccatataagcgattcaaactaccacgaagGCACGACTCTCTCTGAGTCTGCCCGTGTGTGCCTATTTAcacgtactctttttcctcctaataaacactttacttgtttcacttaaaaaaaaaaaaaatcgggtcCCAGCACGTACACACTTGCacagaagaaataatatcagCTAATATCTATCATAACCCCATGCTAACTGCTCTGTATCTTAACCCTCACACCACATCATGGGGACCATATTATCACCCCCACGATGTGATTATGTGATATACCATAATATGTGATTatgcccatttaacagatgagaaaatggaaactcacagcctacattttctctcttttttttctactggTCACAGTCATTAATGCTGTGTGCTAAAAATTTCTGACTCCCCCCTTCAAAGCATGTAGGCAGATGGCACTTACTGGCCTTCTTGTGACTGGACAGGCATGTGACCAGTACTGGCCAGTGAGTTGTGAGAGGAAGTGACACATGACATTTCTGGGCTGAAGCATTTAATTACTGGAGCAAGAGCCTCCAGAAGTCCCTTTCTCCTGGTAGGGTGACCAGCCTCATTTAATGTGGTGGTGGCCCCATCAGGCCAGGCTCTGAGTGATGACAATGAATGGAACCCCCCACTGAGCTGCAATGGACATGTAGcaggaacaaaaaataaacctttgttgagTTTGGCCACTAAGATTTTGGAGATGTTTGTTATTGCAGCAAAACCTGTCCTGACTACagacttttctctttcctctccctctactctctctttttctctttctccctccctcccttcaaaCAAATGTTTTGGGCACTTTACTACATTCCATGCACCAATATGGATATTGCCTTCAATAAGACAAGCAAGGTTCCACATTTCCTTACCCGGAGTAAATAAGGAGCCTCTGATGAATGGTTAATGGATGAGGAAAACAACCCTATATGGATAAATCCTGAGAGtttacaaatacacatacatacgtatgtgtatatatataatatgtgaatGTGTTTAAGGAGATACATACACGTATGTGTATATGATTTAAAAAGCTttaattagggaattccctggctgtccagtggttaggactcagccctTTCACTGCCcggcctgggtttaatccctggttggggaactaagatcctgcaagctgcatggcacagccaaaaaaaaaaaaaatttaattaattataattcagacttccctcgtggcacagtggttaagaatctgcctgccaatgcaggggacatggattcgagccctgggctgggaagatcccacatcctgcggagcagctaagcccgtgcaccacaactactgagcctacactctagagcccatgagctacaactactgaagcctgcacacctagagcccatgctccacaaaaagagaagccaccacaatgagaagcctgcacactgtaacgaagagtaggccctgcttgccacagctagagaaagcccacgcgcagcaatgaagacccaacacagccaaaaataaataatcaattagtttaaaaaattttaattcaaagctgtaattaataatttcataaaagTTTGCTACAAAATGTACCTATGAAGgtgagaaaaaaatctctgtgaaTAACTCGAGCTCATTACTGAACCACTGCACAAAATGTATGCTGGCAATATTAAAACAacttctattattaaaaaaaagaaaaaaaaaaagacaagcaacaaGGTCCCTGACTAGGGCCACCATGAGAAGTTACACTGGTTGTTCACTGTGCAAAAGCACCAGACCCTGGTCTGGTGATGTGTCTGATGGGAGGAAGGGttgcatttttctaattcatGCCTAAGGTGCTGCAGAAGGCTAGCTAGCTGGGGCTCTGTCCATGCTGTCCAGAAACATAGTCCAGAGGAGAAGATATACAGTGAGCAAGCAAACGTGTAAATATCTAATATAATTTCTAAGAACGctatgaagacaataaaacaaGACAAGTTCTACAGACAAGGTCAGGGAGGGCCTCCCTGAGAAGGTGAGGCTGAATCTGAGatttgaaagacagaaagaaatatcCATAGGAGGATATGAGGCAAGAACATTagggcagagagaacagccagtgcaaaggccctgaggtggggatgtgcttggcatgtttgaggaacagcaaggaggcatATGTGGTTGGATCAGAGTAAGGGGGATAACAGGAAAAGGTGAGGGCAGAGAAGTAACAGGCAGACTGTGCAGGGCCCTGTAGGCCAGAGGGAGAACTTGGGCTTTTGGTCTGAGTGAGGTGGCAGTCAGTGGGGGTTCTGAGCAGACTCACAGATCAGCTGGAGACCAGTGTGGTTGATTGGAGTGAAGTGAGCAATGGGAGAACACGAAGACGGCAGGTAAAAGAGGTGACTGGGCGGGGGGCCTTGTAGGCTGGGAAAGAgttcagatttaatttttaagtcacATGTCCAAAGTCACCGAAGCTGGCTGCACCCTCAGGTCTGATTCCCAAGCCCAAGTCCATCACTGAGATGCTGTCCCCTAAGTGACtcaatctctctgggcctcagatgcCTGGTCTGCAAACGGGGACGTTCCATCCGCCTGGTTGTGGTGAGGATCAAATTAtgccaaattatatttttctgtgtaaaGGGGACTTTCTGCTCCTCTTCCAGGGGGCCATCCTGGATTCAGTTGAGCCCCTGGGCTGCACcatcctcattcatttattcattcattcatctgttctcCAACACCTCCTCTAATATCACTGGTCCAGCCCCATCAGCACTCACCTAGATCAGTGCAGTTGCCTTCTCTGTGTCTCCCAGCTTCCACCCTGGCCCCCAACAGTCTCTTGTCAatccagcagccagagtgatacTGTAAAACATAACTCATATCACATCTGTCCTCTGCTCCAACCCTTCCCAGGGCTCCTACCTCACCTGGAGTAAAAGTCAATGTCCTCCCCTTGGCCCACAGGCCCCAAATGACCTGCCCACATTACCTGTGTGCCCTCATCTCCTCCCACTTTCCCCCTAGCTCATTCCCTCCAGCCACATGGGCCTCCTCCCTGTTCCTTCAACACACTAGGCGAAGTTTAGCCTCAGAGCCTGTGCACTGGCTGTGCCCTCTGGTATCCACACAACTCACTCTCTCACCTCTTTCAGGTGGAAaacatatttcattcatttagctGTTCATTGTCTGTTTTCTGAAAGGGCAGGGAACTTTGCCTGTCTTATTCATTCCTCTCTTCTTAGTGCagagaacagtgcttggcatatagcagctgcttaataaatatttgtggaatgaatgaatggatgaacgaaTGATCCTAATATTCACCAGCCCACCAGTCTCTGTGCCCAGCTTCTCTGAAGCTCTGGGGAGCCAGAGAAGCACAGGCTGTAGCACCTGCCCTCAGTAGGGTCTTGTCTCCCTGGCAAAAGTATGAGTCCTACCTCTGTGGTCCCTCATCCCTTGCTTCCCAGCATAATTCTGGACAGAATAAGTGCTTCATTTAGCAACGAAgatattgtcattttgtttttcactccCCTCCTAATCAACGGTGCTAAATgacttttaatacatttattagcCATTTGGATTTGCCGTTTTGTGAACTGCCTGTTTaagtctttgcccattttttaaaactgcggttttatttgtttgtttttgtttttgttttgttttgtttttttgccaggctgcatggcttgtggaatcttagttctccgaTCAGGGACTGAATCTGTTTTTAACTGCAATGAAATCTATATGTTCTAGatactagaaataaaaacaaattctgaaTGAATAAACCAGTACTGCTCTACACACAATGATGCTAccaaaacgaaaacaaaaacacccaaaaaaACTCCCCCACATCAGCACCTCCCCTGGTTCCCCTCCAACCACCCCCCATACATCTTAGTAGAATGCTAAGAACATAAATCTGAAACCTGGATTTgccacttactacctgtgtgaccttgggcaagtgtcttaacctctctgagttccaAGGAAATCATACATGTGCTtggaacagttcctggcacacaatAGGAGTTCCATAAATGCTGGTGACAATTACTACTatctccatctgtatcatctttcaGTCAGTTGCCAAGATTCAAACTCCCTCCTTTTCCCAGGGTCCCTACATCCTGATCACCAATTCCCAACATCCTTACTCTGCCTACACTTGATGCCCTGGTTCAGGCTGGCTTCGTGTCCTCACCCGGGAGAGGGTAATAATGGTGGTGAGGAAAGTGGGTGATTAATGAATTTGCTTTCCAGGCCAGAAGAGGCACAGTGGTGTGGGTTCAACTCCCACCCCTgttacttaccagctgtgtggctgtGGGGAAGTCACTTCACTTgatggggcctcagtttcctcatctgtaaaacgggcagAATTCCTGTCTTTCAGAGTGCTTATGGGAATCCAAAGAGATTATGCAAGTAACTCAATTATCACTTTGCCTGACATCAATCTAAGgaagttgttattattattgtcattattgcTTCTTCCCTTGCCCTGCCCAGGAACATCCCAGTCCTCTCTGCCTGCCAAGGCCTACTCCAGGCcacctcaaccaggaagcctccCCAGCTTGCCCCAGCCTGTTGGAACCAGCCCTGTGGTCCAAACTACTCAGGCCCACGAACTTAATTACATGTTGCCCTGGCAGAACTCTTGTCCTCCAGTCTTAGGTTGTTATTTAACTTCATGtctctattttaaaacataaaccagTTCGCGTCACTCCCCAGCCTCAAATCTTACAACGGTTTCCCACCTGATGGAGGAAAAGCTCTAAATTCCTTAATGTGACCCCCAGACCCCTGCAGAATCACCGCTTTGggtcctctcctgccccaggcaCACCATGCCAAGATTAGTCCAGCCTCAGAGACTTTGCCCTGGCTGTGCCCCCTGCCTGATCTTTACAAGGCTGGCTTCTTTTTGTCATTCAGACCTTGGCTCCAAAGTTACCTCCTCTGAGATTCCCCCTTTGCCCACAGATtctaccatgccactccctcatattttattcataacatttatcaccctctgcaagtattttctttatttacttcttAACTTGTTTGTTGCCTGTTTCCCCCCATTAGAATGGCAGCTCCCCCAAGAGCAGCGATTTTTGTTGTGTTCACTATTGTATCCTCTGTGCCaagaacagtacctgacacatagttggtgcttaataaatatgtgtagaatgaatgaatgtgtcttATGCCCTCATTCTGACTACTCTCTGAGTTCCCCTATCCTCAGAACATGCCCACTGTAGACCTGCTAACTGCCACCTCCCCACGACATTCCCAGTCTCCCCTCAAACCTGAACacaggtatggagaaaaggagTTTCAACCCCGGACATTGAGCAGGTTGGCTGCAATCCCAGCATCCCCACCCTCTCTTCCCCGGGAAGGGCCTGAAACTCAGCAAGCTCACAGCCACGCAGAGTTGCAGTGAGGGGAGCAAAAAGTGGGGAAGGGGGTTCCTGGGAGCTCACAAAAGCTGGGGGGGCGGACACCACACCCAGGCTCCCCTTTTCAGCCGGGTATTGCTTGAGAGAGGAGGGCGGGAGGGCCTCTGAATCAGTCTTGAAAAACCGGCTCCTGGGTGTTTCCAGGGAGAACGCCTTCTGTCCTGGGCCCAGGCTTACCAGGGGGGCCCAAGAGGCACAGAACCCCAGTGGTGCTGGACCCCTGCCTATCTCTCCCGCAGATGTCACTCTCTTCTCAGGACCCAGGTATTCTGGCCTTGCCTTTCCAGCTCAGAGGACAAGGGTCACGCGACAGCTTCCTGTTTGAGCAGCTGGTGAAAGCAAAGACCAGCAGGTGTGCCCCAGATGGTGTGTCTGGCTGGAGGGAGTGGAGTGGAAGGAGCTGGTCAGAAACACCTGAGCTTTGGAGCCACCGGGTATCTTGTATAGTGGTGGAGACTCCAGTTCTGGACTCTGAGgcatgggtttgagtcccagatctgccacttactcgctgtgggaccttgggcaagtcactccacCTCTCTGGGTCTGCTGCTTCAGCTCTGAAAGAAGTAACAGCACCTTCCATGAGGTATTGAGAATCAATGATAAATATGTGGTAAATACCTGACACGGAAGTGTTGAATAAATGCTAGCCggggtgatttttttcattattatcttcGGAACCTCGGTCCTCCCAAGGTCCCCCTAGGCCCTGGATTATTGGGACTGGGCCAGCTTCGGGGAGCTGCCCGGGCAGGGCTCAGAAATACCGATCCTGCGCCTGTCCCCGCCGGGATGGGAACTGTCCAGaggtgcagggggctggggtgcgGCTGGAGACCCCATCCCGGCAGCGGGGAGCTGGGGTGCGGCTGAAGACCCCATCCCGGTGGCGGGAGGCGTTTACCCCTGCCCCCAGCGGG harbors:
- the GIPC1 gene encoding PDZ domain-containing protein GIPC1 isoform X2 gives rise to the protein MFCTLNTHKVDMDKLLGGQIGLEDFIFAHVKGQRKEVEVFKSEEALGLTITDNGAGYAFIKRIKEGSVIDHIQLISVGDMIEAINGQSLLGCRHYEVARLLKELPRGRTFTLKLTEPRKAFDMISVRSGGGRPGSGPQLGTGRGTLRLRSRGPATVEDLPSAFEEKAIEKVDDLLESYMGIRDTELAATMVELGKDKRNPDELAEALDERLGDFAFPDEFVFDVWGAIGDAKVGRY
- the GIPC1 gene encoding PDZ domain-containing protein GIPC1 isoform X1, which codes for MPLGLGRRKKAPPLVENEEAEPGRGGLGVGEPGPLGGGGAGAPQMGLPPPPPALRPRLVFHTQLAHGSPTGRIEGFTNVKELYGKIAEAFRLPAAEVMFCTLNTHKVDMDKLLGGQIGLEDFIFAHVKGQRKEVEVFKSEEALGLTITDNGAGYAFIKRIKEGSVIDHIQLISVGDMIEAINGQSLLGCRHYEVARLLKELPRGRTFTLKLTEPRKAFDMISVRSGGGRPGSGPQLGTGRGTLRLRSRGPATVEDLPSAFEEKAIEKVDDLLESYMGIRDTELAATMVELGKDKRNPDELAEALDERLGDFAFPDEFVFDVWGAIGDAKVGRY